A genomic stretch from Candidatus Methylomirabilota bacterium includes:
- a CDS encoding succinate dehydrogenase, with protein sequence MTTWHPLRALWRSTVGKKALVAASGLILCLWVILHVAGNLTVFSGPQAADGYAASLRRVPAALWAVRIGLVVAAAVHVAGVVSLTRADRAARPRHQARGPRASTWAARSMRVGGALLLAFVIFHVLHLTFGVRLPGFLPGHVYANVVRGLHSPLMAGVYIGAALLLGLHLFHGLWAAMRSLGVSPDGAVRRRRPAVAALSAAVALGFASVPLAVLAGWLR encoded by the coding sequence ATGACGACATGGCATCCGCTCCGCGCGCTGTGGCGATCGACGGTGGGCAAGAAGGCTTTGGTCGCCGCCTCCGGCCTGATCCTCTGCCTCTGGGTGATCCTCCACGTGGCCGGCAACCTCACGGTGTTCTCCGGGCCGCAGGCGGCGGACGGCTACGCGGCGAGCCTCCGGAGGGTGCCGGCCGCCCTCTGGGCGGTTCGAATAGGCCTCGTCGTGGCCGCCGCGGTGCACGTGGCCGGGGTCGTCTCGCTCACGCGCGCCGACCGCGCGGCGCGGCCGCGGCATCAGGCCCGCGGCCCCCGCGCCTCCACGTGGGCAGCGCGGAGCATGCGGGTGGGCGGAGCGCTGCTGCTCGCCTTCGTGATCTTCCACGTGCTCCATCTCACGTTCGGCGTCCGGCTGCCCGGCTTCCTGCCCGGTCACGTGTACGCCAACGTTGTGCGCGGTCTGCACTCCCCGCTGATGGCGGGCGTCTACATCGGCGCCGCGCTGCTGCTGGGCCTCCACCTCTTCCACGGGCTCTGGGCGGCCATGCGAAGCCTGGGCGTCTCGCCGGACGGCGCCGTGCGACGCCGGCGCCCCGCGGTGGCGGCCCTGTCGGCGGCGGTGGCGCTCGGCTTCGCCTCGGTGCCGCTGGCCGTGCTCGCGGGGTGGCTCAGGTGA